One Mycolicibacterium sp. ND9-15 genomic window, TCGGCGTGTTCGTCGTGCACGTCGAGAAGCTCACCGGCGTAGGGCAGATCGTCGGCCGTGAGCCCCAGCGCCGCACACATCTCGGCGCGTACCGCGACCTGCTCGTGCGGCAGGTTGTCGGTGCGTTGCTCCAGGCTGGCGATCTCCTCGGTGATGACGCTGCACTTGCGTTGGCATTCCCGGGCGCTTCCGATCGCGTCGACGGTCGCGGTATCGAGGTCGCGTTTCTCGGCGGTCAACACGGGACGCTCGGTCGACACCAGCGTGGCCACGGCGGCGAATGCCTCGTAGTCGACGACGGGCTCTAGTCCGGCGTCGCCCACGGCAGCGTCGAACAACGTCCTTGCTGCACGCCGTGTTTCGGCCTGGGTTCGAGCCTCGTCGGCGAGCCGCTCCAATTCGCCGATGCGATCCCCGCCGGCCTTGGCGCGCTCCTCGATCAGGGATTCACGTTCGTGGTTGAGCTTGCGCTGTTCGGACTCGGCGGTGTCCTGCTGCTGCCACAGGGCCGCACCGTCGGCTTCGAGCCGGGCGATCTCGTCCGTGAGCATCTCGGAACGAAGTTCGGCGATGAACAGCCGGACCGCCGAACGCTCGCGCTCCAAGCCGTCGCGTTCGGCGAGTGCGGCGTCGTACTTGGCGGCGGTGTCCGCGATGGGTTGAAGCGCTTCGAGTTGCTCGCGGGCTCGTTTGACAGCGTCGTGCGCCTTGGTCAAGTCATCGAAGTGGCCGATAATGTGACTGATGCGGACACCGGCGTCGCTCGGCTCGAGCATGTGATCGCGCACGAAATCGTTCAGGTTCCCAACGGATTTCATCGAGACGGTCTGGTGGAACAGCTCGAGCGCCTGCTCCGAACGGATGCCGAGCAGGCGCCGCAGCGAGGTGGCGTACGTGGGGAACTCATCGAAGATCTCCGCCCCAGCAGCGCGCAGCCTCTTGCGCAGTTCGCGCAAGTCGGTGCCGAAGTCGGCGAAGTCCGACGCGATCATGAGTTCCTTGGTGGCGGTGAGGAAGAACCGGTAGGGCTGTCCGGTGCTCTCGCGCTGCTGAAACACCTGCGCCAGCGTGACCGTCTCGTCGTAGCCGTGGTTGCGGAAGACGCCGAGGATCACCGAGTAGGTGCGCTTGTTCTCGCGAAGACCTTTGGGGCGCGACTTGCCGGTGGCTTCGCTGCGCTCGGACTTGTAGTGGCCTTCGACGTAGGAACGCAGGGTGCGTTCCTTGGCGTCAGCACCGGCGGCCTTGTTGTAGGCGGCCCGGTGCGACGGCACCAGCAAGGTTGTGAGCGCGTCGACGATCGTGGACTTGCCCGACCCGATGTCGCCGGTCAACAGCGCGGTATCGGTGCCGGGCGTGAATCGCCAGATCTGGCCGTCGAACGTGCCCCAGTTGTAGACCTCGGCGTATTGCAGCCGGTACCCGGCCCGGTGGTCGTCGCCGAATTTTGCTGTGCTGAAGAGGGTTTCGCTCATCGTCGGTCACTCATCCCCGGCGGGCACGCCCGCATATTCGCGCAGCTTCGCGGCGAAGTCGGACAGGGTCTGGGCATCGACGTAGGCCTTGAGGACGCGCCGCACCTCCCAATGGTCGCGCTGACCGCGCAGCTGGCGCAGGAAGCCGAGCTCGGCGGCCTTCTTGATAGTCGTTTCCGCCTGGTCGACGACGCGCGCGTCGTTGGTGGACTCAACCTGAAATAGACGCAGCATCTCGACGATCTGGTCGGTGCTCAGCACGAGGCGGCCTTCACCGCCGCTGGTCTCGAACTCGACGAGTCGCTTGCGCAGCAGCACGAGCAGCAGGCTGACGTTGTAGGTGAGCGCACGTCGGCGCACCAGTCGTGGCAGCGCCTCCTCGCCGTCCTCTTCCGGCCGGGAGCGCAGGTAGGCGTACCCCTCGGCGTCATCGACCACCACATCGACGCCGATCGTGGCGAAGTGGTCTCGCACGCCGGCGCCCAGGCGTTCCAGCGTCAGCCAGGTGTCCTCGTCGGAGGTGCGGTACACGACGCCCTGCATCAATCGAATGATGGCTGCCGCAACGGCTCGCTCATTGCTCATCGCGGCACTCTCCTCTTCGCGCGAGCGCTCATAGGCGTCGCACCGTCACTTTCGGCAGCCGCGCCCGCTTGGTTATGTCCGGGTCTTCCGGATCGGGGTAGTGCAGGACGGTCTCGTCGGTTTCGTCCATGTCGATGCTTACGTCCTCGTCGTTGAGCGCCAGATAGCCGACGATCTCGGCCGCACCTTGCTCGATGGGGTGCAACGCGACGACGTCGGACAGCAGCGCCGAGGAGTTCTCCGGCAGCACGGCCCGGATGGTCTCGGCCAGCCGCGCCTGGTCGATGTAGGTCTGGGTGAACAGTAATCCGGTGTCGACCTCTTCGGTGCCTTCCGAGATGTGGCTCTCGACCGCGACCGCCACCGGCGCCTGGTACAGCGGGCGCTCGAACGGCAACGCGATCTCGATGCCCGGTTCGTCGACCTCGAGCCCGAATGACGGCGGCCTGTCGCGGACGTCGAGTGCGGCGGCCTCCACCGCCCGGACCAAGTCCAGGACACGCCGGTTCTCCAACCAGACCTGGTCGTCGAGGAAACGGCGCAGCTGCTCGGAGATCTGCCGGACGGTGCGCTGCGTCCGGTCGGCGGCCTCGGACCAGTCATGGTGGATGCCACGGACGCTTTGACTCCGCGGATCGCCTTCGATGGTGTCGAGGGCGCAGACCTTGGCGAGCAGATCGGCGAGCTCGGTCTGGCGCTGCTCGGAGAGCAGGAAATCGTAGAACGCCTGGAAGCTGCGGCCCTGGTCGGAACCGGCGATCTCGGAGCGGCTGCCGACCAGTTCGGCGAGCAGTTCGCCCTTGGAGCCCTCCCAGGAGGCGATCTTCTCGCGCGCTGCCCGGTCCAGCAGCCGGAAATTTTCTTCGACCTCGCGGAAGTCCGACAGCAGTTCCCGCGCGGTGGTGGACAGCTGTTGATAGCGGTCGCGCACCCCGGTGGCGTCCAGCATGGGAACGTTGCCGGCCTCTACGGCGGCGATCTCGGCGTCGAGTTCGTCACGGCGGCGGTGCAATTCGGCCAGCCGGACTTCGGGCTGGACCTCGGTTCCGTGCACGATCTGGCGCAGCAGCTCGACCACGGTGTGCAGCCGGGACTCGGTTCCAACGAAGGCCCTGCCCTGCAGGCTGAGGACCCAGGCGTAGGCCTTCTCGAACGCCGGGGTCGCCTCATAGTGGACCTCGTCGTCGCCGGGCGGGTAGAACCGCCGTAGATACCCGGCGTCGGTGGCCGCCCAATCCTCCAGATAGGCACGCGGCTCCTTCGGGTACCGGTCCTCGTCGGTGTCGAGCGCGTACAGATGGTCGTCCAACGCGTCCGCGACCGTGCTTGCGGGGCAGGCCCCACGGTTGCCCTCGACGAAGAACTCCCCCAGAAACGACAGGATCAGGCTGGAGTTGCCGGCGCGCAGCAGTCGCCATGCCGGGTGCCGTTCCCGCACGGCGGTGATCGCCTGGTAGTCCACGACCGAAGCGTAGGCAATGGCCCCGACAAATCGGGCCGTGGCAGGTGACCGGCTGAAAGGTGTCGGCGAACCCGTACATAGCTGTAAAGTCGCGAATGTACCTGGTAGCACGGGTGCTACGCTGGGGCGTGACCAAACGGATTACCCAGCGGGAGCTGCGCAATAACAGCGGCGAGATCATGCGCCAGCTTGACCTAGGCGAGTCGTTCGTCGTGACCAGGAACGGAGTTCCGGTCGGCGAGCTTTCCCCGGTGCGCCGGCATCGCTTTGTCAGCGCCGAGGCGGCCGTCGCCGCGTTCAGGGGTGCTCCGCGGGTGGACTTCGACCAATTCCGAGCAGATCTCGACCGAGTCGCCGGCCAGGACATCGCCCCTCGTGGCTGAGGCCCGGCGGCCACTGCACGGCCTCATCGACACCTCGGTCGTCATCGATCTGGATCAAATCGACGCCGAGCGACTCCCCGTCGAACTCGCCATCAGCGCAGTGACCATGGCAGAGCTCGCCGCCGGCCCGCACGCGACGGTCGATGCCGGCGAGCGAGCACGGCGCCAAGATCGCCTACAACGAGCCGAAGCCAACTTTGATCCCCTGCCGTTCGATGGCGAATCGGCGAGGGCCTATGGGCGCGTATATGCCGCGGTCGCCGCGACGGGCCGCAAGGCACGTGGCCCCCGAGCCGTCGACCTGTTGATCGCCGCCACTGCCCTCGCCGCCAACCTCCCGCTCTACACGCGCAACGTCGACGACTTTCGAGGGCTTGAAGAGATCCTGCCGATTTTCGGTGTCTGAACCGCGGCGCGTCGCAGCGCTCGAGCACTCTGGCGCGCTTGCTCAGGAGACCGACGTGCCCAACTCGGCGTACACCGCAGCTTCGAAGCCGAGGATCGTCTTGACCATCTTGTCGTCGAAGAACGGCAGCAGCTGCGTCGCGATCACGGCGCCGATCCCCGCCTTGCGGTCGATCCAGAAGAAGCTGTTGAACAGCCCCGACCAGTCGGCCGAGCCGGCGTTGCGCATGCCGGGCAGGTCGGTCAGGTACAGATGGAACCCGAGGCCCCATCCTTGCGGCACGTCGAGGGACTCGACCGGGTTAGACAGCTCGGGGACAGTCGGTTCCATCGTCTTCGGTAGCGGTGCTCCGTCGAGGTGGTCGCGCAGTGCGAGTTCCATCGTCTCCTCGTTGAGGATGCGCGCGCCGTCGAGCTCGCCGCCGTTGAGCCAGGCGCGTACGAAGCGCCCGTAGTCGGCGATCGTCCCGTAGGACCCGTGGCCGGCGGCGTCCCACTCCGACTCGGCCGGCAGGTCGAGTTCAGTCGTCACGAGGCCGCCGTCCGGCGCTCGGAAGCGGATGGGTAGCAAGCGAGCGCGCTGCTCGTCGCTCGGCGCGAACGTCGAGTCCGTCATTCCGAGTGGGCCGTAGACGTGCTCGGCAAGGTAGTCGGCAAGCGTCTGGCCGCTCACTGCCTCGACGACCATGCCGAGCCAGTCGGTGCTGACGCCGTACTCCCAGACCGTGCCGGGGTCGTTGACCAGCGGCGCGCTGATGCCCTGTTTCTTTCCCTCGAGCGGGGTGGGAAAGCCTTGCTCGTTGCAGTAGGTGAAGAGCTTCTCGTTGAGGAAGTGGTAGCCGCAGCCGGCCGTGTGGGTCATCAGGTGCCGGACGGTCGGCTGTGTCTTGGGCGGGCGCAGGACCGGCTCGCCGCCATCGAAGCTCTCTAGGACCTGGAGCTCGCCGAACTCGGGCACGATCGACGCGACCGACGCGTCGAGCTCAACGCGCCCCTGCTCGACGAGCTGCAGCGCCGCGGTGCTCGCGAGCGCCTTCGTCATCGATGCATTGCGGAACATGCTGTCTCGCTTGGCATCTCCTGCTGCACCCTGGTAGAGGACGCCGTCGCGGCCGACCACTGTGGCGGCGACGCCGTGCAGCGACCCGTCGGCGGTCACGCCGCTCAGCAGGTCGTCGATTCTCTCGAACCCCATGTCCAGCTCCTCTGTTCTCGGGGATCATCGCACGTGCGGTGGGATACGCCGACCCAAATGCTGCGGTCACGTATGTTCGCCGCCTATCTTCTCGTTCACGACGGCAGGAGCAGCACATGCAGAAACGCCATCTCGTGGTTGCGGTCGCGGTGATCCTCACCGCGGCGGCGTGTGACAGCTCCACCGAGTCGGCGGAATCGTCGGAGGCCATCACGACGCCGCCGACAACATCGACGTCAACTCCGACCACCACGGCCGCCGCATTCTCCGCGTGTACCGAACTCGAAGGGACGGTCGGCGACGCCAACCTCTGCACGGTCCACACGGAGACGCCCAACTACACGATCGACATGAGCTTCCCGATCGATTACCCCGATCAACGCGCGGTGGCTGACGCCCTGACCAACGAGCGCGACGGGTTCATCGCGCTGGTCGAGGAGCCACCGGTCCGCGAGGTGCCAAAGGCGCTCGATATCAAGTCGCAGACATTCCGGTCGGGAACTCCGACCTCAGGTACCGAAAGCCTGGTTTTCGAGTTATATAGCAACTTCGGTGGCGCACATCCGGTTACGAACTACCGTGCCCTGACTTTCGATCTCGGCAAGAAGGCGCCGATCACGTTCGACACGTTGTTCAAACCGGGGGCCGACGCGGTCGCCGTGCTCGATCCCCTCGTCGCGGCCGAGTTGACGAAGCAGTTACCGGGCGCACCCATCGGCGACAATCCCGTGGGCGCGGAGATGTACAAGGACTTCGCCCTCACCGATGACGCGGTGCTCTTCTTCATCAGCCAGGGCCAGTGGACCATCTCGGCCGCCGGAGCCCAGACGGTCTCGATCCCCCGCACCGAACTCGCACCGATCCTGGCCTGACGCATCGCTCGACTACTGGTTTGGACTCCGGGGCGAATCGCTGATGCGACGCCTCAACGCGGCGGCTCGAAGGTAACGACCTTGCCCCGGTTGATCGACACCCAGTCCCTGGCCTCCAGGTACGGGCGGAAGGTCTCGGTGATCGCCTCCTGATCGGCGGCCGTCTTGGGCCGCTGCAACTCGTAGAGATGCGGGAACTCCGTCCACGCGACGACGGCCTCCCACAACCGCACCGCCGCCTCGCCCACCGGTGGATCGATTAGGACCGGCCCGAACAAGCACTGACCGACGGGGAAGAACAAAGTTGGCACACCGTAGCCGCCCGCGTCGACGACACGCTGGTGGTCGGCCATCACCTCGTCGCTGGTGGTCGGGTCGGCGATGGCTTGGTCGACGAGGCCGGGATCGAAGCCGAGTTCTTCCAAAAGGGCTCGGGCGACGTTCTTTTCGTGCGGCTTGAAACCCTCGACGTGTAGAGCGCGTGCCGCGCGTTCGTACCACGCGTCGACGTCGGCCATCGACTGGCGGCGCAAGAGCGCGCCGATACGCATCATCGACCACCCGTAGGACCACTCCCGCTCCCACGGGTGCTTCTTGCCGTCTTGGCGGTTGATCTCCTCGAGGCTGAAGAAGCGCCAGTTCACCTCGAGGCCGGTCAGATCGCGCACCTCGCGGATCCATCGCGACGTCTGATACGCGAACGGGCACATGACGTCGAAGTGAAAGTCAACGGCGGCAGATTGATTGGTCACATCGGGACCTCCGTTGAGCGGCGAACGTTGGTCGTCATCCTGCCAGCTGCTCGTGCCGGAGTCGATGGCCATCGACCACCTCGATGGATCCCTACCTGCAGGTCCAGTGCGCGACGGTGGAAGCGGCACCTGGCCTGAGCGCACGAGTTCGCGGGCTGGCCCGGCCGGTTTGTAGGCTTCGGGTATGCCGTTGAACGACGGTGAGGTTTTCGCCGGCTACGTTATCCAACGGTTGCTCGGCTCTGGAGGCATGGGCGAGGTCTACCTCGCCCAGCATCCTCGGCTGCCTCGCCTCGATGCGTTGAAGATCTTGACCGCCTCCGCGACGGTCGACGAGGAGTTTCGCGCGAGGTTCAACCGTGAGGCCGACCTGGCAGCCACGCTTTGGCACCCGCATGTCGTGGGCGTTCACGATCGCGGCGAGTTCAACGGCCGGCTGTGGATCTCCATGGACTACGTGGACGGCACGGATGCCGGACAGTTGCTGCGGGATCGCTACCCGGCCGGGATGCCGCAAGACGACGTCGCCGACATCGTGACGGCGGTTGCCGACGCGCTCGATTTCGCCCATGAGCGCCGCATGCTGCATCGCGACGTCAAGCCGGAGAACATCCTTGTGACAATGTCCGACAGTCACCGGCGCCGGGTGCTGTTAACCGACTTCGGGATCGCCCGCAGAATCGATGACGCCAGCAACCTGACCGAAGCCAACGTCGCGATGGGAACCATCAATTACGCGGCGCCTGAGCAGCTCTTGGGCAAGGCGCTTGACGGTCGGGCCGATCAATATGCGTTGGCGGCCACGACCTTTCACCTGCTGACCGGAGCGCCACCCTTTGACGACGAGAACCGCGCCGTCGTCATCAGCCATCACCTGAGTTCGCCGCCGCCGCGGTTGTCTGAGCGCCGCCCAGATCTCGCGCATCTTGACGCGGTGCTGGCAACGGCGCTGGCGAAGGACCCGGTCGACCGGTACCCGCGGTGCATCGACTTCGCCCGGGCTCTTGCGCAGCCGCCAAGTCCGCGCCGCGAGGCCGCCTCAGGCGAACGTCCGGGCACCGAGCGTCTCGAGCGCATGGTGGTTCACGGCACGGCGCGAGGGGTGAGTCAACACTCGGTCGGGGGCCAACATCCCGTCGCGATCCTGTCGTTCTGGGTGCAGCCGTACGACTCAGTAGGCAACCAGCTTCCTCCCGTACGGGTCGAAATGCCGACGCAGGCGGCCGCCGGGCAACTCACAGACGGCGACGAGGTCGAGGTCAGCGGCGTCTGGGATGGCAATGCCCTTGACGCCGACACCATCGGCAACTTTTCCGCCAAGCCTCCTCCGAAGCGACGACGGACGCGGCGCCCCGCCAAGGTGCGAAGTGACAAGGGCCGGAAAAGCGGCAAGGCCCGGGTGGTGGCGATCGTAACCGGCGTCTGTGTCATCGCCTTGATCGGGGCGATCGTCTACCTCACCGGCGGGTTCGGGTTGGGGGATCGCACCGGCCCCGTGGTGGAACCGATTCGCGCAACGGTGTTTTCACCCGGCGGCTCCCCCGACAATCCACAATCGGCCGAGTTGGCGATCGACGACGATCCGTCCACAGCGTGGTCGACGGTCACCTATACCGACGCGGTCCCCTTCCCGAATTTCATTGAAGGCATGGGGCTGATGCTGCAGCTGGCCGAACCGACGGCGCTCAGCGCGGTCGCGATCGACGTGTCCAGCACGGGAACCCAGGTGCAGATCCGTGCGTCGCCGACCGCCACACCAGCCACATTGTCCGACACCACCGAACTGACGCCTCCCACATCGCTGCAGCCTGGACACAACCGCATACGGGTGAATGACGAGACCAAGACGTCCAATGTGCTGGTGTGGATCAGCACCTTGGGCACCACCGACGGCAAGAGCCGGATGGAAATCTCCGACATCACTCTCTACGCCGCTGGGTAATTTGCGTCGAGGCCTTGCCATGCGCAGGTGGACAACCGGGTAGCACCACCCGGCTTCGATCGTCTGTTTCCACGGCCGTCGTCATACGATGAGTGCATGCCCACGATCCCACAATGGGACATCCAGTCGGCATAGGCTGTGCTGCGATCGAGAGGGCGCCGCGAAAGTCGCCGGCCGATCGGCATTAGCGAAGCGCCTACCGTGTCGAACCCACGTCAACTTCGGAGTGAGGCGCGCGAACTCGAGCGTACCGTCGAGACGGTGCTGGCCGGCATGCCGATGCCAGTCGCTTCGGTGTGCCGGCGTTGAACAGCTTTAGTGTGGGACGGCGTTCCTTCTTCGCGTCGAGCCAGCCGGTGAGGTCTGCACCCGGATGGCCGTGTACCGCCAGCGCCAACCGCGAGGAGGTCTTCTTCGCCGACGCCCACGCCTGTTCGG contains:
- a CDS encoding DUF4194 domain-containing protein encodes the protein MSNERAVAAAIIRLMQGVVYRTSDEDTWLTLERLGAGVRDHFATIGVDVVVDDAEGYAYLRSRPEEDGEEALPRLVRRRALTYNVSLLLVLLRKRLVEFETSGGEGRLVLSTDQIVEMLRLFQVESTNDARVVDQAETTIKKAAELGFLRQLRGQRDHWEVRRVLKAYVDAQTLSDFAAKLREYAGVPAGDE
- a CDS encoding DUF3375 domain-containing protein; translated protein: MDYQAITAVRERHPAWRLLRAGNSSLILSFLGEFFVEGNRGACPASTVADALDDHLYALDTDEDRYPKEPRAYLEDWAATDAGYLRRFYPPGDDEVHYEATPAFEKAYAWVLSLQGRAFVGTESRLHTVVELLRQIVHGTEVQPEVRLAELHRRRDELDAEIAAVEAGNVPMLDATGVRDRYQQLSTTARELLSDFREVEENFRLLDRAAREKIASWEGSKGELLAELVGSRSEIAGSDQGRSFQAFYDFLLSEQRQTELADLLAKVCALDTIEGDPRSQSVRGIHHDWSEAADRTQRTVRQISEQLRRFLDDQVWLENRRVLDLVRAVEAAALDVRDRPPSFGLEVDEPGIEIALPFERPLYQAPVAVAVESHISEGTEEVDTGLLFTQTYIDQARLAETIRAVLPENSSALLSDVVALHPIEQGAAEIVGYLALNDEDVSIDMDETDETVLHYPDPEDPDITKRARLPKVTVRRL
- a CDS encoding type II toxin-antitoxin system Phd/YefM family antitoxin, whose product is MTKRITQRELRNNSGEIMRQLDLGESFVVTRNGVPVGELSPVRRHRFVSAEAAVAAFRGAPRVDFDQFRADLDRVAGQDIAPRG
- a CDS encoding type II toxin-antitoxin system VapC family toxin, coding for MAEARRPLHGLIDTSVVIDLDQIDAERLPVELAISAVTMAELAAGPHATVDAGERARRQDRLQRAEANFDPLPFDGESARAYGRVYAAVAATGRKARGPRAVDLLIAATALAANLPLYTRNVDDFRGLEEILPIFGV
- a CDS encoding serine hydrolase domain-containing protein — encoded protein: MGFERIDDLLSGVTADGSLHGVAATVVGRDGVLYQGAAGDAKRDSMFRNASMTKALASTAALQLVEQGRVELDASVASIVPEFGELQVLESFDGGEPVLRPPKTQPTVRHLMTHTAGCGYHFLNEKLFTYCNEQGFPTPLEGKKQGISAPLVNDPGTVWEYGVSTDWLGMVVEAVSGQTLADYLAEHVYGPLGMTDSTFAPSDEQRARLLPIRFRAPDGGLVTTELDLPAESEWDAAGHGSYGTIADYGRFVRAWLNGGELDGARILNEETMELALRDHLDGAPLPKTMEPTVPELSNPVESLDVPQGWGLGFHLYLTDLPGMRNAGSADWSGLFNSFFWIDRKAGIGAVIATQLLPFFDDKMVKTILGFEAAVYAELGTSVS
- a CDS encoding esterase produces the protein MQKRHLVVAVAVILTAAACDSSTESAESSEAITTPPTTSTSTPTTTAAAFSACTELEGTVGDANLCTVHTETPNYTIDMSFPIDYPDQRAVADALTNERDGFIALVEEPPVREVPKALDIKSQTFRSGTPTSGTESLVFELYSNFGGAHPVTNYRALTFDLGKKAPITFDTLFKPGADAVAVLDPLVAAELTKQLPGAPIGDNPVGAEMYKDFALTDDAVLFFISQGQWTISAAGAQTVSIPRTELAPILA
- a CDS encoding mycothiol-dependent nitroreductase Rv2466c family protein, whose amino-acid sequence is MCPFAYQTSRWIREVRDLTGLEVNWRFFSLEEINRQDGKKHPWEREWSYGWSMMRIGALLRRQSMADVDAWYERAARALHVEGFKPHEKNVARALLEELGFDPGLVDQAIADPTTSDEVMADHQRVVDAGGYGVPTLFFPVGQCLFGPVLIDPPVGEAAVRLWEAVVAWTEFPHLYELQRPKTAADQEAITETFRPYLEARDWVSINRGKVVTFEPPR
- a CDS encoding serine/threonine-protein kinase, with protein sequence MPLNDGEVFAGYVIQRLLGSGGMGEVYLAQHPRLPRLDALKILTASATVDEEFRARFNREADLAATLWHPHVVGVHDRGEFNGRLWISMDYVDGTDAGQLLRDRYPAGMPQDDVADIVTAVADALDFAHERRMLHRDVKPENILVTMSDSHRRRVLLTDFGIARRIDDASNLTEANVAMGTINYAAPEQLLGKALDGRADQYALAATTFHLLTGAPPFDDENRAVVISHHLSSPPPRLSERRPDLAHLDAVLATALAKDPVDRYPRCIDFARALAQPPSPRREAASGERPGTERLERMVVHGTARGVSQHSVGGQHPVAILSFWVQPYDSVGNQLPPVRVEMPTQAAAGQLTDGDEVEVSGVWDGNALDADTIGNFSAKPPPKRRRTRRPAKVRSDKGRKSGKARVVAIVTGVCVIALIGAIVYLTGGFGLGDRTGPVVEPIRATVFSPGGSPDNPQSAELAIDDDPSTAWSTVTYTDAVPFPNFIEGMGLMLQLAEPTALSAVAIDVSSTGTQVQIRASPTATPATLSDTTELTPPTSLQPGHNRIRVNDETKTSNVLVWISTLGTTDGKSRMEISDITLYAAG